One window from the genome of Pyrobaculum ferrireducens encodes:
- a CDS encoding serine/threonine-protein kinase, producing MDSWLAATPAVVSSLASWFVYRHYAVLAWIILSALLLILSGNGAVLLLNTTLITLVIFRAIYDRYRIATMILFTIVTFIKILILIEYYLNEILIYIYYLVDEVFTGYSIALMYLYNFKPSQLGKSLWLLLPASALVSTSTLPLSVLAGSTAALADVSPMLVIALAAFNVYYLTSLGEFLSILPALMLLLSYVLTYKRVLYLSTQPPLGWLYSWLGGRYKVVRLLGIGGFSYVLMVRQKGSVYAAKILRYLDDYGAPLAGDENILRHFGQEMNRYLEIRSNYVVKAFEVYLPAVGYNDMRQYMKNPPYILLEYMEGGTLRDLLRARKRLPPGQVAELFKQLAQGLYEIHKHNIVHLDIKPENIMFTRDRKTAKIGDMGIAKVVTGGYVHSSFMSPAYAAPEVKKGTASFASDIYSLGCVLYEALTGINPNVFVENGYQIPPPSTYAADVPAWMDDLILRMLSIDPSKRPSVAELVNFISGILEGRR from the coding sequence GTGGATAGCTGGCTAGCGGCAACTCCGGCTGTTGTGTCCTCACTTGCCAGCTGGTTTGTATACAGACACTACGCTGTGCTAGCTTGGATTATCCTGTCAGCCCTTTTGCTAATCCTCTCAGGTAACGGCGCTGTCTTACTCCTAAATACTACATTGATAACGTTGGTAATCTTTAGGGCTATCTACGATAGATATAGAATTGCAACAATGATTTTATTTACAATAGTTACTTTTATAAAAATACTAATTCTTATAGAATACTACTTGAATGAAATATTAATCTATATATATTACTTAGTTGATGAAGTATTTACAGGATACTCAATTGCATTAATGTACCTATACAACTTCAAGCCAAGCCAGCTCGGCAAATCCCTATGGTTGCTATTACCGGCGTCTGCCTTAGTCTCTACGTCCACGCTACCGCTTTCGGTCTTAGCTGGGAGCACGGCGGCTTTAGCCGACGTGTCGCCTATGTTAGTGATAGCTCTGGCGGCTTTCAACGTTTACTACCTCACATCTCTAGGCGAATTCCTAAGCATTTTGCCTGCGTTAATGCTTCTACTATCTTATGTACTCACTTATAAGAGGGTTCTCTACCTCTCCACACAGCCACCTCTGGGCTGGCTATATTCTTGGCTAGGCGGGCGGTATAAGGTGGTCCGCCTCCTAGGGATAGGCGGATTTAGCTATGTACTAATGGTGAGGCAGAAGGGGAGTGTCTACGCCGCGAAGATACTACGTTATCTTGACGACTACGGGGCGCCGTTGGCTGGAGACGAGAATATCTTACGCCATTTTGGACAGGAGATGAACCGATACCTCGAAATAAGGTCGAATTACGTAGTAAAGGCTTTTGAGGTATACCTACCAGCGGTGGGGTACAACGACATGCGCCAATATATGAAAAACCCGCCCTACATATTGCTAGAGTATATGGAGGGGGGGACGTTGAGAGATCTGCTGAGGGCTCGGAAGAGGCTACCGCCGGGCCAGGTGGCGGAGTTGTTTAAACAGCTGGCCCAGGGGCTGTACGAAATTCACAAACACAACATCGTCCACCTGGACATAAAGCCTGAGAATATAATGTTCACAAGAGACAGGAAGACGGCGAAAATAGGCGACATGGGAATAGCCAAGGTAGTAACTGGCGGCTATGTGCATAGTAGCTTCATGTCGCCTGCATACGCAGCGCCTGAGGTTAAGAAAGGCACCGCGTCGTTCGCCTCTGATATATACTCGCTGGGGTGCGTCCTCTACGAGGCGTTGACTGGCATAAACCCCAACGTGTTTGTTGAAAATGGCTACCAGATACCGCCCCCAAGTACTTATGCCGCTGACGTACCTGCATGGATGGACGATCTTATCCTGAGAATGCTGAGCATAGATCCGTCGAAGAGGCCGAGCGTCGCCGAGTTAGTTAATTTTATATCAGGCATTTTAGAGGGTCGACGATGA
- a CDS encoding FHA domain-containing protein, which translates to MTWRCPVCGTENRDDELMCRVCGAYKPEATTRKISQVVKEAVSAVVAVEILESPIETLVGRRFEFKAGSPGAVVTVGRAVENNVVVPDPAVSRRHLRLIVTSNGIVVEDLGSSNGTYLIEGEKERQIKVENVGGGALVRIGNTKLKVSLSR; encoded by the coding sequence ATGACGTGGAGATGCCCCGTCTGCGGCACCGAGAACCGAGACGACGAGTTGATGTGTAGGGTGTGCGGCGCGTATAAGCCCGAGGCAACGACTAGAAAAATAAGTCAAGTGGTGAAAGAAGCGGTCTCCGCTGTGGTTGCCGTAGAGATCTTGGAGAGCCCCATCGAGACGCTTGTGGGTAGGAGGTTCGAGTTTAAGGCTGGTTCTCCAGGTGCTGTCGTTACTGTGGGGAGGGCTGTGGAGAACAACGTCGTGGTGCCCGACCCAGCGGTGTCGCGGAGGCATCTGAGGCTTATAGTAACTTCTAATGGGATAGTTGTAGAGGATCTGGGTAGTAGCAACGGCACGTACCTAATAGAGGGGGAAAAGGAGCGCCAGATTAAGGTTGAGAACGTCGGCGGAGGGGCTCTGGTTAGGATAGGGAACACAAAGCTCAAGGTTTCTCTTTCACGGTAA
- the rpsB gene encoding 30S ribosomal protein S2 has translation MSEEMQYEYLVPLEKYLSAGVRLGTRLSNKYLEDRGFIFAVRPDGLRIFDIKKIDERLKIAAKLIARYLPDRILAHTTRPYGFKPVQMFCKFVGCRALTGRFIPGTLTNPNLPHYQEVDLLFVVDPKLDAQAVSEAAKMGIPVIALVDTDTPHQYIDFMIPCNNKGRKSLALIFWVLARQVLRERGELKPDQDLPVPPEEFETRLVQT, from the coding sequence ATGTCGGAGGAAATGCAGTATGAGTATTTAGTCCCGCTTGAGAAGTATCTAAGCGCCGGCGTGAGGCTGGGCACGCGGCTGTCTAACAAGTACCTAGAAGATAGAGGCTTCATATTCGCGGTGAGGCCCGACGGGTTGAGAATATTTGACATTAAGAAAATAGACGAGCGGTTAAAAATAGCGGCCAAGTTAATTGCCAGGTATCTGCCAGACAGAATCTTAGCCCACACCACGAGGCCCTACGGCTTTAAGCCGGTGCAGATGTTTTGTAAATTTGTTGGTTGCAGAGCGCTTACTGGTAGATTCATACCGGGTACATTGACAAACCCAAACCTACCTCACTACCAAGAAGTTGACCTACTCTTCGTGGTTGATCCTAAGCTTGACGCGCAGGCGGTTAGCGAGGCCGCCAAGATGGGAATCCCGGTGATTGCCCTCGTAGACACCGACACCCCACACCAGTACATCGACTTTATGATACCGTGTAATAACAAGGGTAGGAAAAGCCTCGCCTTGATATTCTGGGTACTTGCTAGGCAGGTGCTGAGGGAGAGGGGCGAGTTGAAACCCGACCAAGACCTCCCGGTGCCGCCCGAGGAGTTCGAGACGCGGCTCGTACAGACGTAA
- the pyk gene encoding pyruvate kinase — MTLTKRVATLGPSTDSLPPDEFEKLLDLVDGVRINLAHATLDEVKTRINAVRTYERSRNRPLAIIVDLKGPSVRVGNTEPINIKEGDRVVFRLSSKSDGSYVPVAVKTFFQIVEPGDAILMLDGKLRLRVVEAGQDVVISVAESSGVVTSGKAVVVEGKDYDIPTPAEEDVEVLKGISVVREEIDYVSASLVRSCGDVQRLKSLLRELEFDSHLVVKIETRGAVEKLGELAECSDYVVVARGDLGLHYGLDALPTIQRRVVHTSLRHGKPVAVATQLLDSVQYSPVPTRAEVNDVFTTASMGVDSLWLTNETASGRYPLAAAGWLSKILSTVEYQITEFAQPQDARDRFAKGLVELAGDLGANILVFSRSGTLAKRIAKFRPLGTVYVGTPNVRVARALSIVWALEPLHVPVESYEEGLERLISLRGSAPFVATYGIRGGTHMVKIRLP, encoded by the coding sequence GTGACTCTTACCAAGAGAGTCGCCACGTTAGGCCCCTCCACCGACTCGCTACCGCCTGACGAGTTTGAGAAGCTCCTTGACTTAGTAGACGGCGTCAGGATTAACCTCGCCCACGCCACTCTCGACGAGGTTAAGACAAGGATAAACGCAGTGAGGACCTACGAGAGGAGCCGCAACCGACCGCTTGCTATCATTGTGGATCTCAAAGGCCCAAGCGTGAGGGTGGGAAACACAGAGCCTATTAACATAAAAGAGGGGGATAGGGTAGTTTTCAGACTTAGCTCAAAGTCGGACGGCTCCTACGTCCCCGTGGCGGTCAAGACATTTTTCCAGATAGTCGAGCCTGGCGACGCCATCTTGATGCTAGATGGCAAGCTAAGGCTTAGGGTTGTTGAGGCGGGTCAGGACGTTGTGATCTCTGTGGCGGAGTCAAGCGGGGTTGTGACTAGTGGGAAGGCCGTGGTGGTTGAGGGGAAGGATTACGACATACCCACCCCCGCGGAGGAGGATGTGGAGGTATTGAAGGGAATCTCCGTAGTTAGAGAGGAGATCGACTATGTCTCTGCTAGCCTTGTGAGGAGCTGTGGAGATGTGCAACGTCTAAAATCCCTCCTCAGGGAGCTTGAGTTCGACAGCCACTTGGTTGTGAAGATAGAGACTAGGGGGGCAGTTGAAAAGTTGGGGGAGCTCGCGGAGTGTAGCGATTACGTAGTGGTGGCTAGAGGGGATTTAGGTCTGCATTATGGACTCGACGCCTTACCCACAATACAGAGGAGGGTAGTACACACCTCGCTTAGACATGGCAAGCCGGTTGCCGTGGCTACCCAACTTCTAGACTCTGTGCAGTATTCACCGGTTCCCACGAGGGCTGAGGTTAACGACGTGTTCACCACGGCGTCTATGGGCGTAGATAGCCTCTGGCTTACCAACGAGACTGCAAGCGGCAGATACCCCCTGGCAGCCGCCGGCTGGCTCTCAAAAATACTATCGACAGTGGAGTACCAAATCACAGAGTTTGCCCAGCCACAGGACGCTAGGGATCGTTTCGCCAAGGGCCTTGTGGAGCTCGCCGGAGATCTTGGGGCCAATATACTTGTTTTCAGCAGGAGCGGCACATTGGCGAAGAGAATAGCGAAGTTTAGACCTCTCGGCACAGTCTACGTGGGGACGCCGAATGTTAGAGTTGCCCGCGCCCTCTCTATAGTATGGGCCTTGGAGCCGCTACACGTACCTGTCGAGAGTTATGAGGAGGGGCTTGAGAGACTTATCTCGCTGAGGGGCTCAGCTCCCTTCGTAGCCACTTATGGAATTAGAGGGGGGACTCATATGGTGAAGATAAGGCTCCCCTAG
- a CDS encoding winged helix-turn-helix domain-containing protein, translating to MVVKIKMRIWIDKDGQEIMGPGIYNILKALEETGSIASAARRLGYSYKFIWTYIKKLEEALGVPLVESRRGGKERGVSELTEVGKLLLSYYEAMSKEAEQVVATWERRFSELLSNLEQYATKPSRDEEEIPYYEEE from the coding sequence GTGGTTGTTAAGATAAAGATGCGCATATGGATAGACAAAGACGGACAGGAGATAATGGGGCCCGGTATATACAACATTCTTAAAGCTCTGGAGGAGACAGGCTCCATAGCCTCAGCCGCTAGGAGGCTCGGCTACTCCTACAAGTTTATCTGGACCTACATCAAGAAGCTTGAGGAGGCCCTAGGCGTCCCCCTTGTGGAGTCGAGGCGGGGGGGCAAAGAGAGGGGCGTGTCGGAGCTCACAGAAGTGGGCAAGCTACTCCTGAGCTACTACGAAGCTATGAGCAAGGAGGCCGAGCAGGTAGTGGCGACTTGGGAAAGGCGGTTCTCGGAGCTATTGTCTAATCTTGAGCAATACGCTACTAAGCCCAGTAGAGACGAGGAGGAGATCCCATACTACGAGGAGGAGTAG
- the cysS gene encoding cysteine--tRNA ligase produces the protein MRIYNTATREVEEFTTYVPRLVRGYVCGITPYDHVHVGHGRVYVFFDMFRRYLENLGYEVRLVINFTDVDDKIINRAREEFGQEAYRRWKEVPERYIAEFFEMSKRLYIKPASAYPRVTEHVGDMVAWISALVEKGYAYVAPDGSVYFEVGKVPNYGVLSRQKIEELIAGARVEPEPGKRNPLDFALWKSWSHGEPWWDSPWCPGRPGWHLECVVMSTKHLGVPFDFHGGGADLIFPHHENEIAIAKAYFGVDNFARYWIHVGYLTVRGEKMSKSLGNVITLKEVLSRYSGEALRLAYAMSHYRKPMEFSFELLDQAEDMVKTLYTAYDELSQAVADAGEEDREKLDYGRYVEAFYAALEDDFSTPQAVQQLYGLARYIISTVLHRVDKVSRQTALDLLTQYVKMADVLGVLERREVPKEVDEVVKAVVEARTRLRQEKQYQLADYLRERLAGIGVELHDFGQRTYYTYRRRL, from the coding sequence GTGCGGATCTACAACACGGCGACAAGGGAGGTGGAGGAATTCACGACGTATGTCCCTCGCCTAGTCCGCGGCTATGTCTGTGGAATTACGCCCTACGATCACGTCCACGTGGGGCATGGGCGGGTATACGTCTTCTTTGACATGTTTAGGCGGTATCTCGAAAATCTTGGCTACGAAGTGAGGCTCGTGATAAACTTCACCGACGTGGACGACAAAATTATAAACAGGGCACGGGAAGAATTTGGACAAGAGGCATACCGGCGGTGGAAAGAGGTGCCGGAGAGGTACATAGCCGAGTTTTTCGAAATGTCAAAAAGGCTGTACATAAAGCCGGCGTCTGCCTACCCCAGAGTCACAGAACACGTGGGGGATATGGTGGCGTGGATCTCCGCCCTCGTGGAGAAGGGCTATGCATACGTGGCGCCCGACGGCTCTGTATATTTCGAGGTGGGGAAAGTGCCTAACTACGGCGTCCTCTCCAGACAGAAGATCGAGGAGTTAATCGCAGGGGCCAGGGTGGAGCCCGAGCCGGGCAAGAGAAACCCCCTTGACTTCGCCTTGTGGAAAAGCTGGAGCCACGGCGAGCCTTGGTGGGATTCGCCGTGGTGCCCCGGCAGGCCTGGCTGGCATCTGGAGTGCGTCGTGATGTCCACAAAGCACCTCGGCGTGCCCTTCGACTTCCACGGCGGAGGCGCCGACCTCATATTCCCCCACCATGAGAACGAAATAGCAATAGCCAAGGCCTACTTCGGCGTTGACAACTTCGCCCGGTACTGGATCCACGTGGGGTACCTCACCGTCAGGGGGGAAAAGATGTCGAAGTCTCTGGGCAACGTAATTACGCTGAAGGAGGTGCTGTCTAGATACAGCGGCGAGGCCTTGAGGCTGGCCTACGCCATGAGCCACTACCGCAAGCCAATGGAATTCTCCTTTGAGCTCTTAGATCAAGCGGAGGACATGGTGAAGACCCTTTACACCGCCTACGACGAGCTGAGCCAAGCCGTGGCAGACGCAGGCGAGGAGGACAGGGAGAAGCTGGACTACGGGAGGTACGTGGAGGCGTTCTACGCCGCACTGGAGGACGACTTCTCGACCCCCCAGGCGGTGCAACAGCTATATGGGCTGGCCCGTTACATAATCTCCACCGTCCTGCACAGGGTGGACAAGGTTTCGCGCCAGACGGCGCTTGACCTCCTCACGCAGTACGTCAAAATGGCCGACGTGCTCGGCGTGCTGGAGAGGAGGGAGGTTCCTAAGGAGGTGGACGAGGTGGTGAAGGCGGTGGTGGAGGCGAGGACAAGGCTGAGACAAGAGAAGCAGTACCAGCTCGCGGACTATTTGAGAGAGAGGCTTGCCGGGATCGGGGTGGAGCTACACGACTTCGGCCAGAGGACTTACTACACCTACAGAAGAAGGCTATAG
- the moaA gene encoding GTP 3',8-cyclase MoaA produces MLFDRYGRPFQKLRYVVNDECNYNCIFCHFEGQLRRQGRGLTAEDYGFVTSVFKSLGVSDFKITGGEPLLRSDIDLVISNIAKSGAVVTLTTNGYLLRRWIDKLQAAGLRRINVSVHVADPEKYSKIAGVPPSAFREVLRGLVETRNRGILLKLNAVVMRGVNTDRESVKGLIRLAASLGASLQFIELMPNGSGVKIFDNYYEPVETVVSIINELGGRPVGMRRELHNRPLYVVAGVTIELIKNFNNPTFCSGCTTMRLTSDGKLKTCIYAEPAVDLLPYIKTRDVEGLVYAVRQALAKREPKFKLYSSS; encoded by the coding sequence GTGCTTTTTGATAGATATGGCAGACCTTTCCAGAAGCTTAGATACGTGGTTAATGACGAATGTAACTATAACTGTATCTTTTGCCACTTTGAGGGTCAGTTGAGGCGCCAAGGTAGAGGCTTAACGGCTGAGGACTATGGTTTTGTTACGTCGGTGTTTAAATCGCTGGGGGTCTCCGACTTCAAGATCACCGGCGGCGAGCCTCTTCTGAGAAGTGATATAGATCTAGTAATTTCAAATATTGCTAAGAGCGGCGCGGTGGTTACGTTGACTACAAATGGCTACTTGTTGAGAAGGTGGATTGATAAGTTACAGGCGGCGGGGCTGAGGAGAATCAATGTGTCGGTGCATGTCGCAGATCCTGAGAAATACTCAAAAATCGCCGGCGTGCCGCCCAGTGCTTTTCGCGAGGTTTTAAGAGGTCTTGTCGAGACTAGAAACAGGGGTATTTTGCTTAAGCTAAATGCAGTGGTGATGCGCGGAGTAAATACAGATAGAGAAAGCGTAAAGGGTCTAATTAGACTTGCCGCGTCGCTTGGGGCCTCTCTCCAATTTATTGAACTAATGCCAAACGGATCAGGTGTCAAGATCTTCGACAATTACTACGAGCCCGTAGAGACGGTGGTATCTATCATTAACGAGCTGGGAGGTAGGCCTGTTGGAATGAGGAGAGAACTCCATAATAGACCTCTATACGTCGTGGCCGGGGTGACCATAGAGTTAATTAAGAACTTCAATAACCCCACTTTCTGTAGCGGGTGCACTACTATGAGGTTGACAAGCGACGGCAAGTTAAAGACGTGTATATACGCTGAACCAGCCGTCGATCTGTTGCCATATATAAAGACGCGCGACGTCGAAGGCTTGGTTTACGCCGTACGCCAAGCGCTTGCAAAGAGAGAGCCCAAATTCAAGCTCTACTCCTCCTCGTAG
- a CDS encoding PaREP1 family protein, giving the protein MQIVHPWRDLRRYVEIRLLEALAEADLALRFLDEGLHRNAAGKAFQAWKAALAAAAALARDLMTAKYRGRVATREGAEVELADWVIALMPTGRMWEAARVLRRAYGDEVVLLTALALSLHEVQYNGLDESGVLSKYSSLEQVEEDVREVVERIRKFVEELRRRL; this is encoded by the coding sequence GTGCAGATAGTTCATCCCTGGCGGGACTTGAGGCGCTATGTGGAGATTAGGCTCTTAGAGGCGCTGGCGGAGGCTGATTTGGCTCTGCGTTTTCTCGACGAGGGGTTGCATAGAAACGCGGCTGGGAAGGCCTTCCAGGCTTGGAAGGCCGCCCTCGCCGCGGCGGCCGCGCTGGCGAGAGATTTAATGACTGCGAAATACAGGGGGAGAGTAGCTACGCGCGAGGGCGCTGAGGTGGAGCTGGCAGATTGGGTAATAGCCCTGATGCCCACGGGGAGGATGTGGGAGGCGGCCCGTGTGTTGAGGAGGGCCTACGGCGACGAGGTGGTTCTGCTAACGGCCCTGGCGCTCAGCCTCCACGAGGTTCAGTACAACGGGCTGGATGAAAGCGGCGTTTTGAGCAAGTACTCCAGCCTCGAGCAGGTGGAGGAGGACGTGAGGGAGGTCGTCGAGCGGATTAGAAAATTCGTCGAGGAGTTGAGGAGGAGGCTATAG
- the amrB gene encoding AmmeMemoRadiSam system protein B, whose amino-acid sequence MRVRKPAVAGYFYESEREELLQQIDWAVKHELGPKALQMPKLGAEALGGVAPHAGYMYSGPVAAWLYSYLAGFGKPDAFVVVGPNHYGIGAPVAIMKSGVWETPLGRLEIDEELAGLIASHYKELEDDFYAFAKEHSLEVQMPFIQYYFGDVKIVPITIWRQTLSTSRELGVAIARALREYGRRVYVIASSDFNHYEPHDVTTRKDEMAISKILKLDEASLFEVASKFDISICGLGPIGVLIVVAKELGYLNATLLKHATSGDTSGYREETVGYASILFYR is encoded by the coding sequence ATGCGGGTCAGAAAGCCGGCGGTCGCCGGCTATTTCTACGAGTCGGAACGCGAGGAGTTGTTGCAACAAATAGACTGGGCAGTGAAGCACGAACTAGGGCCGAAGGCTCTCCAAATGCCTAAGCTCGGCGCCGAGGCCCTGGGGGGCGTGGCCCCCCACGCTGGCTATATGTACTCGGGGCCCGTGGCCGCTTGGCTATATTCCTACCTAGCCGGCTTCGGGAAGCCGGACGCCTTCGTCGTTGTGGGCCCCAATCACTACGGAATAGGCGCCCCCGTGGCGATTATGAAGTCAGGTGTCTGGGAGACCCCCCTGGGGCGGCTTGAAATAGACGAGGAGCTAGCCGGGCTTATCGCCTCGCATTACAAAGAGCTGGAGGACGACTTCTATGCCTTTGCCAAGGAGCACTCGTTAGAGGTGCAGATGCCCTTCATACAGTACTACTTCGGCGACGTTAAAATAGTCCCGATCACCATTTGGAGACAGACGCTTTCCACATCAAGAGAGCTGGGGGTTGCAATAGCCAGAGCGTTGAGAGAGTACGGCAGAAGGGTATATGTAATCGCCAGTAGCGATTTCAACCACTACGAGCCCCACGACGTGACTACGCGGAAAGACGAGATGGCTATTAGCAAGATTTTGAAACTCGACGAGGCGAGTCTATTCGAAGTCGCGTCTAAGTTCGACATCTCGATATGCGGCCTGGGGCCTATAGGCGTCCTTATCGTAGTAGCCAAGGAGCTCGGCTATCTAAACGCCACTTTGCTGAAACACGCCACTTCGGGAGACACCAGCGGCTATAGAGAGGAAACTGTTGGATACGCCAGCATTCTATTCTACCGCTAG
- a CDS encoding aspartyl protease family protein codes for MGTFTVRARVWNIHNPAKAVEVDLLVGTGATYTVMPAELLESLGVSAVRVARLRLADGRVVERRVGEVGIDVEGFRASATPAVFGDRDIYLLGSVTMEQLGLAPDPAEKRLKPVEALLMGIYRGSIRVETVR; via the coding sequence GTGGGCACGTTTACTGTAAGGGCTCGGGTGTGGAATATCCACAACCCTGCAAAAGCAGTGGAGGTTGACCTGTTAGTAGGCACAGGAGCGACCTATACGGTGATGCCAGCGGAGTTGCTGGAGAGTCTTGGGGTCTCTGCGGTGAGGGTGGCTAGGCTGAGGCTGGCGGACGGCAGAGTTGTGGAGAGGCGCGTGGGCGAGGTGGGGATAGATGTCGAGGGCTTCAGAGCCTCTGCAACTCCCGCGGTCTTCGGCGACCGTGATATATACCTACTGGGCTCCGTAACTATGGAACAGCTGGGCCTGGCGCCAGACCCCGCGGAGAAGAGGCTCAAACCGGTGGAGGCGTTACTAATGGGGATCTACAGAGGTTCGATACGTGTGGAGACAGTGAGGTAG
- a CDS encoding beta-CASP ribonuclease aCPSF1 — protein sequence MSFLELENKVKAILSGVDVVRVAFEGPNLCIYVKKPAENVLDMIGEVAKTLKKRVVLRADASSRMSEKSAAKVIREILEDVEDVVFESNGDVYIYLARPLRERDIKAAAREIFLRTGWRAVIESGVPRDRVKLPTHEIVGVRQIFHKAYAQRAELMDYLARYIHQEPVVKEGPITVTFLGAAMEVGRSAILVSTTESNVLLDCGLKPGQYDEDFPLLDLVDIDKLDAVVLTHAHMDHVGCLPLLFKYGYRGPVYMTDPTKYQAFILLSDYVELKEREGLQPSFSMADIEAVIYHTITLDYEEVTDIAPDIKLTFYDAGHEIGSAMAHLHIGNGRYNILYTGDFKYGKTRLLNRAVNKFKRVEMLIMESTYGGKDDVQPPRLEAENALAKHVSDTVSKGGKVLIPAFSTGRGQEILYILNKMIEGGLVPRVPIYVDGMIVETLNAYLMYPHYLNPEVAEEIYGGVNPFTTSGSVVIVDRAKRVEDRINQVAKIAQSEEPAVIIAPHGMLNGGPVLDYFAQLAYDERNKLIFVSYQAEGTLGRRILNGEREFVIRSLVGGESKIDMRMEVASIPGFSGHSDRRELMKYVEHMEPKPKKIVLIHGEPSKIISLATSIELKYKITTVIPKVGERIRAL from the coding sequence GTGTCTTTTTTGGAATTGGAAAACAAGGTAAAGGCTATTCTGTCGGGTGTTGATGTGGTTAGGGTAGCTTTTGAAGGACCTAACCTCTGTATATATGTCAAGAAGCCTGCTGAAAATGTGCTAGACATGATCGGCGAGGTGGCGAAGACGTTGAAGAAGCGCGTAGTTCTCAGAGCCGATGCGAGTAGCAGGATGTCTGAGAAAAGCGCGGCTAAGGTAATTAGAGAGATTCTCGAAGACGTTGAAGATGTGGTTTTTGAAAGTAACGGCGATGTCTATATTTACCTCGCGCGTCCTCTGCGTGAGAGGGATATCAAGGCCGCGGCGCGTGAGATTTTTCTGAGGACTGGCTGGAGGGCTGTGATTGAGAGCGGGGTGCCTAGGGACAGGGTGAAGTTGCCCACTCATGAAATCGTGGGTGTGAGGCAGATTTTTCACAAGGCGTATGCGCAGAGGGCAGAGCTCATGGACTACCTCGCCAGGTATATCCACCAGGAGCCTGTGGTGAAGGAGGGGCCCATAACAGTGACTTTTCTCGGCGCAGCGATGGAGGTGGGGAGGAGCGCCATTCTGGTGAGCACTACGGAGAGCAACGTCCTTCTCGACTGCGGCCTCAAGCCGGGGCAGTACGACGAGGACTTCCCGCTTCTCGACTTGGTGGATATCGACAAGCTCGACGCTGTTGTTCTCACCCACGCCCATATGGACCACGTGGGGTGCCTCCCGCTGTTGTTCAAATACGGCTACAGGGGGCCTGTCTACATGACCGACCCAACTAAGTACCAGGCCTTTATACTTCTCAGCGACTACGTGGAGCTCAAGGAGCGGGAGGGCCTCCAGCCCAGCTTCTCCATGGCAGACATAGAGGCTGTGATATACCACACCATTACGCTTGACTACGAAGAGGTGACTGACATAGCTCCCGACATTAAGCTGACTTTCTACGACGCTGGTCATGAAATAGGCTCGGCTATGGCCCACCTACACATAGGCAACGGCAGGTATAACATCCTCTACACGGGGGATTTCAAGTACGGGAAGACTAGGCTGTTGAACCGGGCGGTGAATAAGTTTAAGCGAGTGGAGATGCTCATAATGGAGTCTACCTACGGGGGGAAGGACGACGTGCAGCCCCCGCGGCTGGAGGCGGAAAATGCCTTAGCTAAACACGTCTCCGACACAGTCTCTAAGGGCGGCAAGGTGTTGATACCCGCCTTCAGCACCGGCAGGGGGCAGGAGATTCTATACATCCTGAACAAGATGATAGAGGGCGGGCTTGTGCCCCGCGTACCCATCTACGTAGACGGCATGATTGTGGAGACGCTGAACGCATACCTCATGTATCCGCACTACCTCAACCCCGAGGTTGCCGAGGAGATATACGGCGGCGTGAACCCCTTCACAACCTCGGGGAGTGTCGTCATCGTCGACCGCGCTAAGCGCGTCGAGGATAGGATAAACCAAGTGGCTAAGATCGCGCAGAGCGAGGAGCCTGCGGTTATAATAGCGCCGCACGGCATGTTAAACGGCGGGCCTGTGCTGGACTACTTCGCCCAGCTAGCCTACGACGAGAGGAATAAGCTGATCTTCGTCTCGTACCAAGCGGAGGGCACCCTGGGCCGGAGGATTCTAAACGGGGAGAGGGAGTTTGTTATTAGGAGCTTGGTGGGGGGCGAGTCTAAAATTGACATGAGGATGGAGGTGGCTTCTATACCTGGGTTCTCGGGGCACAGCGATAGGAGGGAGCTTATGAAATACGTCGAGCATATGGAGCCTAAGCCTAAGAAGATTGTGCTTATACATGGGGAGCCTTCTAAGATAATCAGCTTGGCCACATCTATAGAGTTGAAGTACAAAATCACCACTGTTATACCGAAGGTGGGGGAGAGGATCAGGGCGTTGTGA